A window from Magnetospirillum sp. 15-1 encodes these proteins:
- a CDS encoding glycosyltransferase family 39 protein — translation MSDLDGDAERSYRLTVRALAGLAVVLLAYPLARIFWDFEIDNTEGWNAFLQVRAIAGLPLYDTGSPYFFNNYPPLSFYLVGALSKVVGDVNLAGRLVSLAAMMVVCLAVRSVVRSAGASRLDGWFAAVTCALFFGCLLADHVGKNNPQLLAHAFVLSGLAVYLRGEADARRAALAALLFSAGVLVKHNLICLPLLVAVDVLVRGPARVRLAYVATGIAVAAVSGGLLWLLSGPGFFTQLLASRTWDITRAFLFTTEILSQFQAPLAVVGLGLLAARRTRPAGLILAYLAVALALGAVFSGGAGVDVNVYFDAYIALAIGAGLVLYLAPFPMARPVMALVVNAGVLFYAPAALGRFGVEMLGEMAGREAMFHDDIAYLKGIEGTALCQSHLLCLRAGKPAFYDPINALQAMIMGRLPADTLTGMLRRHEIAVVELIDPPKHAEDDNPGALVPPPRWMDFQDEVFTVLREEYVLDRVSLSGRFYRPKGDT, via the coding sequence GTGAGTGATCTGGACGGGGACGCGGAGCGGTCCTACCGGTTGACGGTTCGCGCCCTGGCGGGGCTGGCGGTGGTGCTGCTGGCCTATCCGCTGGCCCGCATCTTCTGGGATTTCGAGATCGACAATACCGAGGGCTGGAACGCGTTCCTTCAGGTGCGCGCCATCGCCGGATTGCCGCTCTACGACACCGGGTCACCCTATTTCTTCAACAACTACCCGCCGCTGTCGTTCTATCTGGTCGGCGCCCTGTCCAAGGTGGTGGGCGACGTCAATCTGGCCGGCCGACTGGTCTCCCTCGCGGCCATGATGGTCGTCTGCCTGGCGGTGCGCTCCGTCGTCCGCTCGGCGGGGGCGTCGCGGCTGGACGGATGGTTCGCCGCCGTCACCTGCGCCCTGTTCTTCGGCTGCCTGCTGGCCGATCATGTGGGCAAGAACAATCCGCAATTGCTGGCCCATGCCTTCGTGCTGAGCGGTCTGGCCGTGTATCTGAGGGGCGAGGCCGACGCCCGGCGCGCCGCCCTGGCCGCCCTGCTGTTCTCGGCCGGCGTGCTGGTCAAGCACAACCTGATCTGCCTGCCCCTGCTGGTGGCGGTGGACGTTCTGGTGCGCGGTCCGGCCCGTGTCCGGCTGGCTTATGTAGCGACCGGCATCGCCGTGGCGGCGGTCAGCGGCGGCTTGCTGTGGCTGCTGAGCGGTCCGGGGTTCTTCACCCAGTTGCTGGCGTCGCGCACCTGGGACATCACGCGGGCCTTCCTGTTCACCACCGAAATCCTCAGCCAGTTCCAGGCCCCCCTGGCGGTGGTCGGGCTGGGCCTGCTGGCGGCGCGGCGCACCCGGCCGGCCGGTTTGATCCTGGCCTATCTGGCCGTGGCCCTGGCCCTGGGCGCCGTGTTCTCCGGCGGGGCGGGGGTGGACGTCAACGTCTATTTTGACGCCTACATCGCCCTGGCCATCGGCGCCGGGCTGGTGCTGTACCTGGCTCCCTTCCCCATGGCGCGGCCGGTGATGGCGCTGGTCGTCAATGCCGGCGTGCTGTTCTACGCTCCGGCCGCCCTGGGGCGGTTCGGGGTGGAGATGCTGGGCGAGATGGCCGGCCGCGAGGCCATGTTCCACGATGACATCGCCTATCTGAAGGGGATCGAGGGCACGGCGCTGTGCCAATCGCATCTGTTGTGCCTGCGGGCCGGCAAGCCGGCTTTCTATGATCCCATCAACGCCCTGCAGGCCATGATCATGGGCCGGCTGCCCGCCGACACCCTGACCGGCATGCTGCGCCGTCACGAGATCGCCGTGGTGGAACTGATCGATCCGCCCAAGCATGCCGAGGACGACAATCCCGGCGCCCTGGTGCCGCCGCCCCGCTGGATGGATTTCCAGGACGAGGTGTTCACCGTGCTGCGCGAGGAATACGTGCTGGACCGGGTCAGCCTGTCGGGCCGCTTCTACCGCCCTAAAGGGGATACTTGA
- the truA gene encoding tRNA pseudouridine(38-40) synthase TruA — protein sequence MPRYRLLVEYDGSPFIGWQRQDKGLSVQGVLETAAEKLCGGPCTVFAAGRTDTGVHATGQVAHVDLARDYPADTVRDALNYHMKPRPVAVIAAEKVGDDFHARFSAIGRAYLYRIVNRRAPLALDQRRAWWVPVALDADSMAEGARRLLGHHDFTTFRASECQAKSPMKTLDVLDVTRLGEEIRIVAEARSFLHHQVRNMVGTLKLVGQGKWSPDDMAKALEARDRTKGGPTAPSAGLCLTGVKYPL from the coding sequence ATGCCCCGCTACCGCCTCCTCGTCGAATACGACGGCTCCCCCTTCATCGGCTGGCAACGCCAGGACAAAGGCCTGTCGGTCCAGGGCGTGCTGGAGACGGCGGCGGAAAAGCTTTGCGGCGGCCCCTGCACCGTCTTCGCGGCGGGACGGACCGATACCGGCGTCCACGCCACCGGTCAGGTGGCCCACGTGGACCTGGCCCGCGATTATCCCGCCGACACGGTGCGCGACGCGCTCAACTACCATATGAAGCCCAGGCCGGTGGCGGTAATCGCCGCCGAAAAGGTGGGCGACGACTTTCACGCCCGCTTCTCGGCCATCGGCCGGGCCTATCTTTACCGCATCGTCAACCGGCGGGCGCCGCTGGCGCTCGACCAGCGCCGAGCCTGGTGGGTGCCGGTGGCGCTCGATGCCGATTCCATGGCCGAGGGCGCCAGGCGCCTGCTCGGCCATCACGACTTCACCACCTTCCGCGCCTCGGAATGCCAGGCGAAAAGCCCCATGAAGACCCTGGACGTGCTGGACGTGACGCGGCTGGGCGAGGAGATTCGCATCGTCGCCGAGGCCCGCTCGTTCCTGCACCATCAGGTGCGCAACATGGTCGGCACCTTGAAGCTGGTGGGCCAAGGCAAGTGGAGCCCCGACGACATGGCCAAGGCGCTGGAGGCCCGCGACCGCACCAAGGGCGGCCCGACCGCGCCGTCGGCCGGGCTTTGCCTCACCGGGGTCAAGTATCCCCTTTAG
- the fmt gene encoding methionyl-tRNA formyltransferase, protein MKLVFMGTPDFSVPILDSLVEAGHQVVCVYSQPPRPAGRGHKEQLTPVHAFAHQRGIPVRTPKSLKSPEAQAEFAALDADVAVVAAYGLILPQAVLDAPRLGCLNVHASLLPRWRGAAPIQRAILAGDPETGVTIMQMDAGLDTGAMLLKESILLLPDATASWLHDMLAAMGARMIVEALGKLEDEDPLPATPQPAEGVTYAHKLAKEEGLLDWRQTAVELDRKVRALNPWPGVWFEMAGERIKVIEAAVMPGSGVPGTVLDDQLSVACGKFALRPLKVQRAGKAAMTATEMLRGHSIPKGTVLG, encoded by the coding sequence CCATCCTGGACTCGCTGGTCGAGGCCGGGCATCAGGTGGTCTGCGTCTACTCCCAGCCGCCGCGGCCCGCCGGGCGCGGCCACAAGGAGCAGCTGACTCCCGTCCATGCGTTCGCCCATCAGCGGGGCATCCCGGTCCGCACCCCGAAAAGCCTGAAATCGCCCGAGGCCCAGGCCGAGTTCGCCGCGCTGGACGCCGACGTGGCGGTGGTCGCCGCCTACGGCCTGATCCTGCCCCAGGCGGTGCTGGACGCGCCGCGCCTCGGCTGCCTCAACGTCCATGCCTCGCTGCTGCCGCGCTGGCGCGGCGCGGCTCCCATCCAGCGGGCCATCCTGGCCGGCGACCCCGAGACGGGCGTCACCATCATGCAGATGGATGCCGGGCTGGATACCGGGGCCATGCTGCTGAAGGAGAGCATCCTGCTGCTGCCCGACGCCACCGCTTCCTGGCTGCACGACATGCTGGCCGCCATGGGGGCGCGCATGATCGTCGAGGCCCTGGGCAAGCTGGAGGACGAAGACCCCCTGCCCGCCACGCCCCAGCCGGCCGAGGGCGTGACCTACGCCCACAAGCTGGCCAAGGAGGAAGGGCTGCTGGACTGGCGCCAGACGGCGGTGGAACTGGACCGCAAGGTGCGCGCGCTCAATCCCTGGCCCGGCGTGTGGTTCGAGATGGCGGGCGAACGCATCAAGGTCATCGAGGCGGCGGTGATGCCCGGTTCCGGCGTGCCGGGAACCGTGCTCGACGATCAGCTCAGTGTGGCCTGCGGCAAGTTCGCCCTGCGGCCGCTCAAGGTCCAGCGGGCCGGCAAGGCGGCCATGACAGCCACGGAAATGCTGCGCGGCCATTCCATTCCCAAGGGCACGGTGCTGGGCTGA